The following proteins come from a genomic window of Varunaivibrio sulfuroxidans:
- a CDS encoding peptidylprolyl isomerase: protein MAATFFIGLFIGAAFAGGTARAFAESVSPADDVVVRVNGQAITRSDMNAAFEQLPVALRSLPKDKIERILIKSLIDTKLVATAARAQGLDKTEAFRRRLARISEQLLERMYMAKLIGEKVGSRALHERYQAFVKTLRAQKEVRARHILVKTQKKAREIIALLDKGENFADLARKFSLDSTAAGGGELGFFPLHGVDKAFADAVAALKVGAYTRTAVKTGYGWHVILLEERRPRPIPGFAAVRDRLDREMSREVIDARIIALRGAVKIESPRQQHPKARPGPGRGAAVSK, encoded by the coding sequence GTGGCCGCGACTTTTTTTATTGGGCTCTTCATTGGCGCCGCCTTCGCGGGCGGCACGGCGCGCGCCTTCGCCGAAAGCGTTTCCCCTGCAGACGATGTCGTCGTTCGCGTCAACGGGCAGGCCATTACACGTTCTGACATGAACGCCGCCTTCGAGCAACTCCCTGTCGCGCTGCGAAGCCTGCCTAAGGATAAGATCGAGCGGATATTAATCAAGTCGCTGATCGATACCAAGTTGGTGGCGACGGCGGCGCGTGCGCAGGGGTTGGATAAAACCGAGGCTTTCCGCCGCCGTCTCGCCCGGATATCGGAGCAGCTTCTTGAACGGATGTACATGGCAAAGTTGATCGGCGAGAAAGTCGGCTCCCGGGCGTTGCATGAAAGATATCAGGCCTTCGTTAAAACGCTTCGCGCCCAAAAAGAGGTTCGCGCCCGACATATTTTGGTGAAAACACAGAAAAAAGCGCGCGAAATCATTGCGTTGCTGGATAAGGGAGAGAATTTTGCCGATCTGGCGCGGAAGTTTTCTCTCGACAGCACGGCGGCCGGGGGTGGCGAATTGGGCTTTTTCCCTCTTCACGGCGTGGACAAGGCGTTCGCCGACGCCGTGGCCGCCCTCAAAGTTGGCGCTTATACGCGCACGGCGGTGAAGACCGGCTATGGCTGGCATGTGATTTTATTGGAAGAGCGTAGGCCCCGCCCGATCCCCGGCTTCGCCGCCGTGCGCGATCGCCTGGACCGCGAAATGTCGCGTGAGGTGATCGATGCGCGGATTATCGCGCTTCGCGGCGCGGTGAAAATCGAAAGCCCAAGGCAGCAGCATCCCAAGGCGCGGCCCGGCCCAGGGCGCGGTGCGGCGGTCTCGAAATAA